A window of the Scandinavium goeteborgense genome harbors these coding sequences:
- the ubiF gene encoding 3-demethoxyubiquinol 3-hydroxylase: MSNQHTDVAVVGGGMVGGALALGLAQLGFSVTVIEQAAPPAFDAASQPDVRISAISASSVGLLRGLGVWEAIQAMRTHRYCQLETWEWENAHVVFNAAELKLPELGYMVENNVLQLALWQALEAHDNVRLCMPASLETMLYGSDGYVLGFTDGSELKAKLVIGADGANSQVRQMAGIGVHAWQYPQSCMLITVECENEPGDSTWQQFTPAGPRAFLPLFDRWASLVWYDTPARIRQLQSLSMAQLEQEIVRTFPARLGKIKPVAAGAFPLTRRHALRYVQPGLALVGDAAHTIHPLAGQGVNLGYRDVDALLDVLENARSQGEDWASLPVLKRYQTRRMADNYLMQSGMDLFYASFSNNLAPLRMLRNVGLMAAERAGVLKRQALKYALGL; this comes from the coding sequence ATGAGCAATCAACACACTGATGTCGCCGTCGTTGGCGGTGGGATGGTCGGGGGCGCGCTGGCGCTGGGGCTGGCACAGCTTGGATTCAGCGTAACCGTAATTGAACAGGCGGCACCGCCCGCGTTTGATGCCGCGAGCCAGCCGGATGTGCGGATCTCCGCCATCAGCGCGTCGTCGGTCGGTCTCCTGCGCGGGCTTGGCGTGTGGGAGGCGATTCAGGCCATGCGCACCCATCGTTATTGCCAGCTGGAAACCTGGGAATGGGAAAATGCGCACGTGGTGTTTAACGCCGCGGAGCTGAAACTGCCCGAGCTCGGTTATATGGTGGAGAACAACGTTTTACAGCTCGCCTTGTGGCAGGCGCTGGAGGCACATGACAATGTCAGATTGTGCATGCCGGCGTCGCTGGAAACGATGCTGTACGGCAGTGATGGCTACGTGCTGGGCTTTACCGACGGCAGCGAGTTGAAGGCAAAACTGGTGATTGGGGCCGACGGTGCGAATTCTCAGGTGCGCCAAATGGCCGGGATCGGCGTTCATGCCTGGCAGTATCCGCAGTCCTGCATGCTGATTACCGTGGAATGCGAAAACGAACCAGGCGACAGCACCTGGCAGCAGTTCACGCCCGCCGGGCCGCGCGCCTTCCTGCCGCTGTTCGACCGCTGGGCATCGCTGGTGTGGTACGACACCCCGGCGCGCATTCGCCAGCTACAGTCCCTGTCGATGGCGCAGCTTGAACAGGAAATTGTGCGTACTTTCCCGGCGCGTCTCGGGAAGATCAAGCCCGTTGCGGCAGGCGCATTCCCCCTCACGCGCCGTCACGCGTTACGTTATGTGCAGCCAGGGTTAGCGCTGGTGGGCGATGCGGCGCATACCATTCATCCACTGGCGGGGCAGGGCGTGAATCTTGGCTATCGTGACGTCGATGCGCTGCTGGACGTGCTGGAGAATGCCCGTAGTCAGGGCGAGGACTGGGCAAGTTTGCCGGTGCTTAAACGTTACCAGACGCGGCGGATGGCAGATAATTACCTGATGCAATCGGGCATGGATCTTTTCTATGCGAGCTTCAGTAATAATCTTGCGCCGCTAAGAATGCTGCGTAACGTCGGCTTAATGGCCGCCGAGCGCGCGGGCGTACTCAAACGACAGGCACTGAAATATGCATTAGGCTTGTAA